CCTTCTACGACGCCCTGCCCATCGGCGGCGTGGACGGCACGATCCGCAATCGCATGAAGGGCACACCGGCCGAAAACAACGTACGCGCCAAGACCGGCTCCGTGGCGCAATCACGATCGCTGTCCGGTTACGTGACCACGGCCGACCGCCATATGCTGATCTTCAGCTTCTTGTCGAACAACTGGACGGTGCCGGTGAGGTCGGTCGAGGTGGTGCAAGACTCGATCGCCGCGCGGCTCGCCGGCATGCGGCTGCGCTAGCGATCGTGGCGTTCAGCGTTCAGGAGGCGAGCGGGCGAATCCTCGCCGCGATCCACCCGCTCGGCACCGAGACCATTCGTCTGCGCGACGCGCTCGGCCGCGTCCTCGCGAACGACGCGCGCTCGCCGATCGAACATCCGCCGTGGGACAATTCGTCGATGGACGGCTACGCCGTTCACGCGGCGGATGCCGCGAACGCGAGCAAGTCATCGCCCGTCGTCCTGCCCGTCGCCGAAACGGTTCGCGCCGGCCAGCGCCCCTCCGCGCCGCTTCGAGCCGGGACCGCCGTGCGCGTGATGACCGGCGCACCCGTTCCCGACGGCACCGACACGGTGATTCGCGTCGAGGACACGGACGGCGGCGAGACGCGCGTCGAGATCCGCGACGCGCGCGACGCCGGCCGGAACGTGCGTCCGCGCGGCGAAGACTTGAAAGTGGGCGACGTCGCGGTGGCGGGGGGCCGCGTGGTTGGCCCGGCGCAGCTCGGCGTGCTGGCGTCGATCGGATGCGCGATGGTCGACGTGTTTCGCCGTCCGCGCGTCGCGGTTCTCACCTCGGGCGACGAGCTCGTCGACGTCGACCAGTTCGACCTCGTCAGGCGCGGCGACCGCATCGTGTCGTCGAACGGATACACGACGACCGCGGCGGCGATGGTCGTCGGAGCCGAGGTCGTCGACCTCGGCATCGTCCCCGACGATCCGGCGGTCTACGCCGAGCGTCTGTCGCGAGCGCTGGAATCCGATCTCGTCATCACGACCGGCGGCGTGTCGGTCGGCGCGTTCGACTTCACGAAAGACGTCGTTCGCTCGCTCGGCGCGGACCTTCAGCTGTGGCGCGTGTTGATGCGGCCCGGCGCGCCGCTCGGGTTCGGAACGCTTCGCGGGGTGCCCTGGCTCGGACTCCCCGGCAATCCGGTCTCGGCGATGGTGACGTTCGAGATCTTCGCGCGACCAGTGATCCGGCGGCTTCACGGCGAGAAGGACATCTTTCCTCACCCGATCGCGGTGCGCGTGCGGGACGACGTCGCCATAGGCGCGCCGCTCACGCACTTCATGCGAGTCGTCGTGACGTGGGAGGACGGCGTCGCGTGGGCTCGACTGACCGGACCTCAGGGGTCGGGATTGTTGACTTCGATGTCGCGCGCCAACGCGCTGCTCGTCGTGCCTCCCGACCGGCCGCTCGTGCGCGCGGGTGAAACGGCAAGGGCGATCCTTCTCGGCGACGGCGCGCTGTCGTCGGCGTCGTTCGCGCTCTGAGCGACGTGTCGCCGCTGACAGGCGAGGTGGACCAGCTTCAGGCGTCGCTCGAGCGTCGCTTTCGCGTAATGGAAACTCGCGTCGAAATCGGTGCACGTTCGTTCGTGATGCGGCATCCCGCGAGCGCCGAGGAGCTGATCAGCGACGAGGATTTCGAGCGCGACGAGCGGCTGCCGTACTGGGCCGACATCTGGCCCTCGGCGCGCGTGCTCGCGACGCGGCTTCTCGAGGAGAAGGGCGCGGGGCGATCGCTCGTCGAACTGGGATGCGGCGCCGGGCTCGCGTCCGCGGCGGCGACGGTCGCCGGCTTCGACGTCACGGCGACGGACTATTACGACGATGCGCTGCGGTTCGCACGAGTGAATGCGAATCGAAACGCCGGACGGGACATCACGACGCGTCTTTTCGATTGGCGGGACATCCCGGCCGACATCGGTCGGTTCGACTGCGTCGTTGCGTCGGACGTGCTGTACGAGCGCGCGTACGGGACGCTCGTGGCGCAAACGCTCGCGACGCTCCTCGCGCCCGACGGGTTGGCGTTGATCGCTGATCCGGGCCGCATCGCGCGCGACGATTTTCTACGCGCGTTGGGGCCGCTCGGCCTCGCGACGGCGCGGCGCGAGGATGTGGGCTTTGAGGAGGGCGCGATTCGACAGACCATTACGCTGTTCCGCATCGAGCCTTCGACGTACGCGATCACCCCGTAGGCGCGACCTCGAACACCAGCAGGTCGATCGGCTCGGTCACGGGCTGCGGATCAACCGCGGCCGCGTGCCTTCTCACTCGCTCCAAGCCCGCCTCGAGCTCGGCAGCGCTCACGCGCGCGAGGACGGAGTCGCCGCCGGCCGCAAGCTTCTCCGCGTAGACGGCCCATGTCGGTGCAATGGTTTGCGTGACGAGCTCTGACGATACGAGGCGGAACCCGGCACCCTCGAACGTGTCACGGATCTCGGAAACACTCGGCAGCACCTCCTCGTGCAACGCGCGCGTTACCGGGATGAACGGGATGTACGCGTAGGAATCGATCTGTTCCCGGGTCCCCGCCCTTACGACCAATACGCCGCCGTCGCTCAACACGCGCCGACATTCGCGCGCGACGAGCGGTCGGTCGGAAAAGTGGTGGAAGGTCATCGACGTGAAGACCATGTCCACCGACTTCGCCTCGAGCGGAATCGCTTCCGCGCGCCCCTCCTGATAGTGCACGCGCGGCTCGTGCGGTTTGCCGCGCGCGACCGACAGCATCTTCTGCGACGGGTCGACTCCGACGACCTCGACGTCGAATCGAGTCGCGAGCGCCTGCGAGAATCGTCCGGTGCCGCAGCCGAGATCGAGGATGCGGCGGATCGGCCGGCCGTGAACGCGCGATTCGATCGTCGACATCCACAGCGCGAGCGCCTCGGGGCCGTGGTCGCGCGCGCGGTCGTAGCCTTCGGGGATGGTAGTTCCGTCGTAGTCGACCACGCTATCCCGCGGCGAGTCGCTCGGCCACGACTTCGGCGATGTCGACGACGGGTACGCTCGAATCGGCCGCCTTCACACCGTCGCTCATCATCGTCAT
The Gemmatimonadaceae bacterium DNA segment above includes these coding regions:
- the glp gene encoding gephyrin-like molybdotransferase Glp yields the protein MAFSVQEASGRILAAIHPLGTETIRLRDALGRVLANDARSPIEHPPWDNSSMDGYAVHAADAANASKSSPVVLPVAETVRAGQRPSAPLRAGTAVRVMTGAPVPDGTDTVIRVEDTDGGETRVEIRDARDAGRNVRPRGEDLKVGDVAVAGGRVVGPAQLGVLASIGCAMVDVFRRPRVAVLTSGDELVDVDQFDLVRRGDRIVSSNGYTTTAAAMVVGAEVVDLGIVPDDPAVYAERLSRALESDLVITTGGVSVGAFDFTKDVVRSLGADLQLWRVLMRPGAPLGFGTLRGVPWLGLPGNPVSAMVTFEIFARPVIRRLHGEKDIFPHPIAVRVRDDVAIGAPLTHFMRVVVTWEDGVAWARLTGPQGSGLLTSMSRANALLVVPPDRPLVRAGETARAILLGDGALSSASFAL
- a CDS encoding class I SAM-dependent methyltransferase yields the protein MSPLTGEVDQLQASLERRFRVMETRVEIGARSFVMRHPASAEELISDEDFERDERLPYWADIWPSARVLATRLLEEKGAGRSLVELGCGAGLASAAATVAGFDVTATDYYDDALRFARVNANRNAGRDITTRLFDWRDIPADIGRFDCVVASDVLYERAYGTLVAQTLATLLAPDGLALIADPGRIARDDFLRALGPLGLATARREDVGFEEGAIRQTITLFRIEPSTYAITP
- a CDS encoding methyltransferase domain-containing protein is translated as MVDYDGTTIPEGYDRARDHGPEALALWMSTIESRVHGRPIRRILDLGCGTGRFSQALATRFDVEVVGVDPSQKMLSVARGKPHEPRVHYQEGRAEAIPLEAKSVDMVFTSMTFHHFSDRPLVARECRRVLSDGGVLVVRAGTREQIDSYAYIPFIPVTRALHEEVLPSVSEIRDTFEGAGFRLVSSELVTQTIAPTWAVYAEKLAAGGDSVLARVSAAELEAGLERVRRHAAAVDPQPVTEPIDLLVFEVAPTG